In Bacillus sp. DX3.1, the following proteins share a genomic window:
- a CDS encoding M48 family metallopeptidase has translation MRKVIGWSLFLYVGFALFIYWYLFGWNHEIIPDMYKGTSADPQTFMNAKELTLSQDYSRVKNLLFFLATPLEWIILLFVLVLGISKRFEKWSKETTKVRIIQVAIYLFYLALLTTVLSLPLQWIGHQVSIDYGISTQTTASWIKDHVIDFWVNFIMMFLVVSVLLWLIHKFPKRWWLFGWALSVPFTIFLTFVQPVVIDPLYHEFSTLQNKDLEKKILAIADRAHIPTEHVYEVNMSEKTTALNAYVTGIGSNSRIVLWDTTLQQLKDKEILFIMAHEMGHYVMKHIYWGVASYIVLTFVGMYLISRIINACVRKWGDTLQISKVACFSIIPLFFLISSVLSFAVSPASNYVSRIEERAADQYALDMTKDGRSGVKTFQYLSKTGLSQVNPPALVKFFLYTHPPIFERIHKFEEYGKQKK, from the coding sequence GTGAGAAAGGTTATTGGATGGTCACTTTTCTTGTACGTTGGTTTTGCATTATTTATATATTGGTATTTATTTGGCTGGAATCATGAAATCATTCCGGATATGTATAAAGGAACGAGTGCGGATCCACAAACGTTTATGAATGCGAAGGAACTGACATTAAGTCAAGATTACTCACGAGTGAAAAACTTACTATTTTTTTTAGCAACGCCCCTTGAATGGATCATTTTATTATTTGTTCTCGTTCTTGGTATATCAAAGCGTTTTGAAAAGTGGTCAAAGGAGACGACAAAGGTACGGATTATTCAAGTTGCGATTTATTTATTTTATTTAGCATTACTTACAACGGTACTTTCATTACCACTACAATGGATTGGCCATCAAGTGTCAATCGATTATGGTATTTCAACGCAAACAACTGCGAGCTGGATAAAAGATCATGTCATTGATTTTTGGGTGAACTTTATTATGATGTTTCTCGTTGTCTCTGTGCTCCTATGGCTCATTCATAAATTCCCAAAACGATGGTGGCTATTTGGATGGGCATTGTCTGTGCCATTTACAATTTTTTTAACATTTGTGCAACCGGTAGTGATTGACCCGCTATATCATGAATTTTCTACGCTGCAAAATAAAGATCTAGAGAAGAAAATTTTAGCGATTGCTGACCGGGCACATATCCCAACAGAGCATGTATATGAAGTGAATATGTCTGAGAAAACGACCGCATTAAATGCATATGTGACGGGGATTGGATCGAATTCTCGTATTGTATTATGGGATACGACGCTCCAGCAGCTGAAAGATAAAGAAATTTTATTTATTATGGCTCATGAAATGGGACATTATGTTATGAAACATATATATTGGGGCGTAGCAAGTTATATTGTTTTAACGTTTGTTGGTATGTACCTCATAAGCCGTATTATAAATGCGTGTGTACGAAAATGGGGAGATACACTGCAAATTTCAAAGGTGGCATGTTTTTCAATTATTCCATTGTTTTTTCTTATCTCTTCGGTACTGTCCTTTGCAGTGAGCCCGGCATCTAACTATGTATCTCGTATAGAAGAGAGGGCGGCTGATCAATATGCACTGGATATGACGAAAGATGGCCGTTCTGGTGTGAAAACATTTCAATATTTATCAAAAACAGGATTAAGTCAAGTAAATCCCCCGGCGTTAGTGAAGTTTTTCTTATATACGCATCCACCAATTTTTGAAAGAATTCATAAATTTGAAGAGTATGGTAAGCAAAAGAAGTGA
- a CDS encoding AraC family transcriptional regulator, producing MGSYEVQIQRAIDYIEEDVMEKQTLSNLAHIAGFSEYHFHRVFQTMVGDSVMEYVRKRRLARAAYQLSHTEEKILDIALEHGFQSHETFIRAFKKLFHMTPSEYRKQEIQTPMYNKVNVKQRKWNPYLGGIQMEFRIETKPAFHVIGYELKTTSREGQNQKDIPMFWDNYLKQNLADKIPNRKYTNECVELGMCTDFQLETGDFTYIIGMEATSLENVPDEMAYRTFPEATYAVFTTPKVPHQDMVASIHQTWNAIFSEWFPHSEYEHAGVVEFELYDERCHEDKNELAQIEIWLPVQKKQ from the coding sequence ATGGGAAGCTATGAAGTACAAATTCAAAGAGCAATTGATTATATTGAAGAAGATGTAATGGAAAAGCAAACGTTAAGCAATTTAGCTCATATTGCAGGATTTTCGGAGTATCATTTCCACCGCGTTTTTCAAACAATGGTAGGGGATTCGGTGATGGAGTATGTACGGAAGAGAAGGCTAGCCCGGGCAGCTTATCAGCTTTCTCATACAGAAGAGAAAATTCTCGATATTGCACTAGAGCACGGCTTTCAATCTCATGAAACGTTCATTCGAGCCTTTAAAAAGCTGTTTCATATGACACCGAGTGAATATCGAAAACAAGAGATACAAACACCAATGTATAACAAAGTAAATGTGAAACAACGGAAGTGGAATCCATATTTAGGGGGAATACAGATGGAATTTCGTATAGAAACAAAGCCAGCTTTTCATGTAATTGGATATGAACTCAAGACAACGAGTAGAGAAGGGCAAAATCAAAAGGACATTCCTATGTTTTGGGATAACTATTTAAAACAAAATCTTGCAGATAAAATTCCAAACCGTAAGTATACAAATGAGTGTGTAGAGCTCGGGATGTGTACGGATTTTCAGTTAGAAACAGGAGACTTCACTTATATCATTGGAATGGAAGCAACGAGTTTAGAGAATGTACCAGATGAAATGGCGTATCGTACATTTCCTGAAGCAACGTACGCTGTATTTACCACACCAAAAGTGCCGCATCAAGATATGGTAGCGTCGATCCACCAAACGTGGAATGCGATTTTTTCAGAATGGTTCCCACATTCAGAGTATGAGCATGCTGGCGTGGTAGAGTTTGAGTTATACGATGAACGCTGTCATGAAGATAAGAATGAACTTGCTCAAATTGAGATTTGGTTGCCTGTACAAAAGAAACAGTAA
- a CDS encoding metallophosphoesterase, which produces MKIRRYFNIFTIFTIYTLLMFYIGWNGWIWLSATFNIQTWGYYAVLVGLFSYAYLIVQVFKFIPFLRTIGSYWFAVIQYALILLPLADVTVFILYLLSIPREPAIIWTGIVVLITFVVIFGYGTFNAYSPIVRKYEINIPKEAKNRKTLRIAMASDMHFGKLSGLSHLKRLVHHVNEMKPDIILLPGDIIDDHPREFIKKDMGQVMKQMHAPLGVYGVLGNHEYYGGAIPEFLQEMKKIDVNILLDEVLKIDDSFYLVGRRDKTERDRQSFEELMSTVDLRLPIIAMDHQPFELKQAEASGVDLLLSGHTHRGQMAPNHIITRRMYELDWGYVQKDSFHTIVSSGFGFWGPPLRLGSRSEIIQIEVTFG; this is translated from the coding sequence TTGAAAATACGTCGATATTTCAACATATTTACTATCTTTACAATATACACATTACTGATGTTTTACATTGGATGGAACGGATGGATTTGGCTAAGCGCGACTTTTAATATTCAAACGTGGGGATATTATGCGGTGTTGGTCGGATTATTTTCATATGCGTATTTAATTGTACAAGTTTTTAAATTCATTCCTTTCCTTAGAACAATTGGTTCTTACTGGTTTGCAGTTATACAATATGCATTGATATTGCTGCCATTAGCTGATGTAACGGTGTTTATCTTATACTTACTATCAATACCGAGAGAACCAGCTATTATTTGGACTGGAATCGTTGTTCTTATTACATTTGTTGTTATTTTTGGTTATGGAACATTTAATGCCTATAGTCCGATCGTTCGCAAATATGAGATTAACATACCGAAAGAAGCGAAAAATCGTAAAACGCTTCGCATTGCGATGGCTTCAGATATGCATTTTGGTAAACTGTCAGGATTGTCCCATTTGAAACGATTAGTGCACCATGTGAATGAAATGAAACCAGATATTATCTTGTTACCTGGAGATATTATTGACGATCATCCAAGGGAGTTTATTAAGAAGGATATGGGACAAGTTATGAAACAAATGCATGCTCCTCTTGGCGTTTATGGAGTGCTAGGGAATCATGAATACTATGGCGGAGCAATTCCTGAATTCCTGCAAGAAATGAAGAAAATTGATGTTAATATATTATTGGATGAGGTACTAAAAATTGATGATAGTTTTTATCTTGTTGGAAGAAGAGATAAGACAGAAAGAGATCGTCAAAGTTTCGAAGAGTTAATGAGTACAGTGGACCTGCGTCTTCCAATCATTGCGATGGATCATCAGCCGTTTGAACTAAAACAGGCTGAAGCGTCTGGTGTTGATTTGTTATTATCCGGACATACGCATAGAGGACAAATGGCACCGAATCACATCATTACAAGAAGAATGTATGAATTAGATTGGGGCTATGTACAGAAGGATTCCTTCCATACGATTGTATCTTCAGGGTTTGGATTTTGGGGGCCGCCTTTACGACTTGGTAGTCGATCAGAGATTATTCAAATAGAAGTTACATTTGGATAA
- a CDS encoding response regulator transcription factor, whose translation MYNANILLVDDETAILQLLTTILQKEGFTHITTAISAEEAVLLVEKHNYDLIILDVMLPGQSGFDICPLIRQKTECPIFFLTAKTSDLDKVSGFLYGADDYITKPFNPLEVVARMKAQLRRHMKQIEQPMKETHISSFGRFQVDKNAAELQVDGQIIECSAQLFQLLLFFCEHPNYVFSKEELYEKVWGAPAYNGDDNTVMVHIRKLREKIELDPSNPEYIKTIRGLGYKFLPGR comes from the coding sequence ATGTACAATGCAAATATTTTACTTGTTGATGATGAAACAGCAATTTTACAATTACTAACTACTATTCTCCAAAAAGAAGGATTTACTCATATTACAACTGCAATATCAGCTGAAGAAGCTGTATTACTCGTAGAAAAACATAACTATGATCTTATCATTCTCGATGTGATGCTCCCGGGACAATCTGGTTTTGATATTTGTCCACTGATTCGTCAAAAGACAGAGTGTCCTATCTTCTTCCTGACAGCAAAAACATCTGATTTAGATAAAGTATCCGGTTTCTTATACGGAGCGGACGACTATATTACCAAACCGTTCAACCCGTTAGAAGTTGTCGCACGTATGAAAGCACAACTTCGAAGACATATGAAACAAATAGAGCAACCTATGAAAGAAACACATATTTCTTCATTTGGAAGGTTCCAAGTCGATAAAAATGCAGCAGAGCTACAAGTAGACGGTCAAATTATTGAGTGCTCAGCCCAACTATTTCAACTGTTACTCTTTTTCTGCGAGCACCCAAATTACGTGTTTTCAAAAGAAGAGTTGTACGAAAAAGTATGGGGTGCACCTGCCTATAATGGTGATGATAATACTGTCATGGTCCATATTCGTAAATTAAGAGAAAAAATTGAACTCGATCCAAGTAACCCAGAGTATATTAAAACTATTCGTGGACTTGGCTATAAGTTCCTTCCGGGCAGGTAG
- a CDS encoding type II CAAX endopeptidase family protein: protein MNPFCYMQARYFLIIFALLLFIGSVIKFLLENTFNLSIQLSYFIDIFTLYIFPSFWLWYQYKRHDISLAVFINRREPFKLSQVLLITGMLCMFSYGFLVLYMYSFSWITPHFIMNLLHKPIIGSTGEYVSQIIITIFVAPIIGELLFRGFLFQRFAAKWGTGKGMIVVALIFGCFHVDFLSAVMFSIVLSIVYIRTKSLLMPISIHMLNNLVFFTVTFMLSKEKMVSLADFTNYTTFFTGLILFIIGLNLLLVFLFANRRYLNKGMPGLYSDKVREL from the coding sequence TTGAATCCATTTTGCTACATGCAAGCTCGATATTTTTTGATTATATTTGCGCTTCTTTTATTCATTGGTAGCGTTATTAAATTTTTGTTAGAAAATACATTTAATCTATCAATCCAGTTATCTTATTTTATAGATATATTTACGCTTTATATATTCCCATCTTTTTGGTTATGGTATCAATACAAACGTCATGATATCTCACTCGCTGTATTTATTAATCGAAGAGAACCATTTAAGCTATCGCAGGTATTACTGATTACAGGAATGTTGTGTATGTTTAGTTACGGATTCCTTGTTCTTTATATGTATAGTTTCTCATGGATTACACCACATTTTATTATGAATCTATTACATAAACCAATTATAGGGAGTACAGGCGAATACGTTTCTCAAATTATAATTACGATATTTGTAGCTCCGATTATAGGAGAATTATTATTTCGAGGCTTTCTCTTTCAACGGTTTGCAGCGAAATGGGGAACTGGAAAAGGCATGATTGTTGTAGCGCTTATTTTTGGTTGTTTTCATGTTGATTTTCTCAGTGCTGTTATGTTCAGTATTGTGTTGTCAATTGTATACATTCGTACAAAAAGCTTACTTATGCCAATTAGCATTCACATGTTAAATAATCTTGTTTTCTTTACTGTAACCTTTATGCTCAGTAAAGAAAAAATGGTGAGTCTAGCAGATTTTACAAATTATACGACGTTTTTCACAGGTCTTATTTTATTTATCATTGGACTGAATTTACTGCTTGTCTTTCTGTTTGCAAACCGTCGATATCTGAATAAGGGGATGCCTGGATTATATTCAGATAAAGTGAGAGAGTTGTAG
- a CDS encoding Phr family secreted Rap phosphatase inhibitor produces MKRIITSSIGLIMTVVLLSGVNVSTDQQKDSTTSVIQYTHGEPWG; encoded by the coding sequence ATGAAAAGGATTATAACTAGCTCAATTGGGCTAATAATGACAGTTGTATTATTAAGTGGAGTAAACGTTTCAACGGATCAACAAAAGGATAGCACGACAAGCGTTATACAATATACGCATGGGGAACCGTGGGGTTGA
- a CDS encoding fatty acid--CoA ligase family protein, whose translation MNLVQSLAETARKKGEKPAYIFMDQSVSYDQLNKMVTKFSSSLANMGIGKGDNVALIVGNSPHFLIGLYGTMKAGATVIPINPIYTADEMHYILQNGDVKTIITLDILLPVIQSLTTRIPSLEHIIICETSSELNHTETEKMKTFTDFVASGDLSFEGPELDEEDVAVILYTSGTTGKPKGAMLTHKNLYSNAGDVAAYLQYTGEDRIVAALPMFHVFCLTVAVNAPIVNGATILMLPKFSPKEVFRICRTYEPTIFAGVPTMYNYLYLYEDAGAEDVHTLRLCISGGASMPVALLKNFEKRFGVIVSEGYGLSEASPVTCFNPLDRPRKPGSIGTNIWHVENKIVNELGEEVPIGEVGELIVRGPNVMKGYYKAPEDTAATLRDGWLYTGDLARADEEGYFYIVDRKKDIVLVGGYNVYPREVEEVLYQHDAVAEVVVIGVPDERLGEAVRAYVVLNHTTVTEAELVRYCSLHLAKYKVPKSIEFLEELPKNTTGKLLRRALKEKAMQS comes from the coding sequence GTGAATCTCGTTCAATCTTTAGCTGAAACGGCACGAAAGAAAGGAGAGAAACCGGCGTATATTTTTATGGATCAGTCGGTCTCTTATGACCAGTTAAACAAAATGGTCACAAAGTTTTCTAGTAGTTTAGCAAACATGGGCATTGGAAAAGGGGACAATGTCGCATTAATTGTAGGAAATTCACCGCATTTTTTAATTGGTTTATATGGAACGATGAAAGCAGGGGCAACTGTCATTCCAATTAATCCGATTTATACAGCAGACGAAATGCACTATATTTTACAAAATGGAGATGTAAAAACAATCATCACACTCGACATCCTTCTACCTGTTATACAGTCTCTTACAACAAGAATTCCTTCTCTCGAACATATCATCATATGTGAAACCTCATCAGAACTTAACCATACAGAAACTGAAAAAATGAAAACGTTTACGGATTTTGTGGCAAGCGGCGACTTATCTTTTGAAGGTCCTGAACTAGATGAAGAGGACGTAGCTGTTATTTTATATACATCTGGTACGACTGGAAAACCGAAAGGTGCTATGCTGACACATAAAAATTTATATAGTAATGCCGGGGATGTAGCCGCGTACTTACAATATACTGGAGAGGATCGTATTGTTGCCGCACTTCCAATGTTTCATGTGTTTTGTTTGACGGTAGCAGTCAATGCTCCAATCGTAAACGGTGCGACAATTTTAATGTTACCAAAGTTTAGCCCGAAAGAAGTATTTCGCATTTGTCGTACGTATGAGCCGACAATATTTGCTGGAGTACCGACGATGTATAACTATTTATATTTATATGAGGATGCGGGTGCAGAAGATGTTCATACGCTTCGCCTTTGTATTTCCGGCGGTGCATCGATGCCTGTTGCTCTTTTGAAAAACTTTGAAAAACGCTTTGGTGTTATTGTTTCAGAAGGGTATGGATTATCTGAGGCTTCACCAGTTACTTGCTTTAACCCGCTGGATCGTCCTCGTAAACCAGGTTCGATCGGAACGAACATTTGGCATGTGGAAAATAAAATTGTGAATGAGCTTGGTGAAGAGGTACCTATCGGTGAAGTAGGAGAGCTAATTGTTCGTGGACCAAATGTTATGAAAGGCTACTATAAGGCACCGGAAGATACAGCGGCAACGCTTCGCGACGGTTGGCTATATACAGGAGATTTAGCCAGGGCGGATGAAGAAGGCTACTTTTATATCGTAGACCGGAAAAAGGATATTGTTTTAGTTGGTGGTTATAATGTATATCCGCGTGAAGTGGAAGAAGTGTTGTATCAACATGATGCAGTCGCGGAAGTGGTTGTTATTGGGGTACCAGATGAAAGGTTAGGAGAAGCTGTACGCGCATACGTTGTTCTGAATCATACAACTGTAACAGAAGCGGAACTGGTGCGGTATTGTTCCTTACATCTTGCAAAATATAAGGTGCCAAAGAGCATCGAGTTTTTGGAGGAATTGCCAAAGAATACAACCGGTAAATTACTGAGAAGAGCGTTAAAGGAAAAGGCGATGCAATCATAA
- a CDS encoding HAMP domain-containing sensor histidine kinase, whose amino-acid sequence MNLRRRLIIQFIMQHIFVLFTLLIGLLIAFGYLGYLVGTTLYEPNIPKSDSFTISQYVSSEDGRITLNSDVKELIKDKNDWLQIVDESGKVLYGLNTPEDVPNSYTKTSLVAYLQHHIQSPYKFTYWETELEEKKVIVIYGGRMKSNALFQRLQKERTSPLTPEFSLTEKEKKHIMEESAILQVFNAQGEEIFSYPDKKGKPLSAIRTALAEKEPWNHKENISSFYNSDHQLLFVVTAKNDHYNPDAETETLFIKKLFTGFGFILFVLFIYLVIISIWYGRKFGKPLLHTMRWLKNIAGGKYEEPVNRKGKPIRFRRSGKEKWSFRLFKDVTNTLEHLSITLKKNEAMRQLIEKTREDWITGLTHDLKTPLSSIYGYSLLLESKQYNWNDNDIQKFGHIIREKSQYMTTLIDDLSLTYQLKNKAIPSQHVQVEMNQFVQKVLLQFINNPTIRNQNIEFVSSSHAIHYEIEEKWFQRIIENLLANAVKHNNETTNVIVKLEQDKDSFTLSISDNGQGMDEQTKDLLFERYYRGTNTEENDSGTGLGLAITKQLVLAHNGTISIESDLGKGTTIIMVFPSPNDKVKL is encoded by the coding sequence ATGAACTTACGAAGACGATTAATTATTCAATTCATTATGCAGCATATTTTTGTTTTGTTCACTTTACTGATTGGTTTATTAATTGCTTTTGGTTATTTAGGTTATCTTGTCGGTACTACCTTGTACGAGCCGAATATTCCAAAATCTGATAGCTTTACCATTTCCCAATATGTTTCCTCAGAAGATGGCCGCATTACATTGAACTCTGACGTAAAGGAATTAATTAAAGACAAAAATGATTGGCTGCAAATTGTAGATGAAAGTGGAAAAGTACTATATGGCTTAAATACACCAGAAGATGTTCCAAATTCTTATACAAAAACATCATTAGTCGCGTATTTACAACATCATATACAAAGCCCTTATAAATTCACTTACTGGGAAACTGAATTAGAAGAAAAGAAAGTAATTGTAATTTACGGTGGAAGGATGAAAAGTAATGCATTATTTCAAAGATTACAAAAAGAACGCACTTCCCCGTTAACACCTGAATTTTCTTTAACAGAAAAAGAAAAAAAACACATCATGGAAGAAAGTGCCATTTTACAAGTGTTTAATGCACAAGGAGAAGAAATTTTTTCTTATCCAGACAAAAAAGGAAAGCCACTTTCAGCAATTAGAACAGCACTTGCTGAAAAAGAGCCATGGAATCATAAAGAAAACATCTCAAGTTTTTACAATTCAGATCATCAACTTCTATTTGTAGTGACAGCCAAAAATGATCATTACAATCCAGATGCCGAAACTGAAACCTTATTCATCAAAAAACTGTTTACAGGCTTTGGTTTTATTTTGTTTGTTCTGTTTATTTACTTAGTCATCATCTCTATCTGGTATGGAAGAAAATTTGGAAAGCCGTTATTACATACGATGCGTTGGCTCAAAAATATTGCTGGCGGAAAATACGAAGAACCAGTAAACCGAAAAGGAAAACCAATTCGTTTTCGACGTTCTGGTAAAGAAAAATGGTCATTCCGTCTTTTTAAAGATGTAACAAATACTTTAGAACACCTTTCAATTACACTCAAAAAAAACGAAGCAATGCGTCAGCTCATTGAAAAGACACGTGAAGACTGGATTACTGGTCTCACACATGACTTAAAAACACCGCTAAGTTCCATTTACGGTTACTCTCTTTTATTAGAATCAAAGCAATATAACTGGAATGATAACGACATTCAAAAATTCGGCCACATTATCCGAGAAAAATCACAATACATGACAACGCTTATTGACGATTTAAGCTTAACCTACCAATTAAAAAATAAAGCAATTCCCTCTCAACACGTCCAAGTTGAGATGAATCAATTTGTCCAAAAAGTATTATTGCAATTCATTAACAACCCGACTATCCGAAACCAAAACATTGAATTTGTCTCAAGTTCACACGCTATCCATTATGAAATTGAGGAAAAATGGTTTCAGCGTATTATCGAAAACTTATTAGCCAATGCGGTGAAGCATAATAATGAAACAACAAACGTTATTGTCAAACTGGAACAAGACAAAGATTCGTTTACACTTTCGATTTCAGATAATGGACAAGGAATGGACGAGCAAACGAAAGACCTCTTGTTTGAACGATACTACCGCGGTACAAATACGGAAGAAAATGATTCTGGAACCGGCCTTGGCTTAGCGATTACAAAACAACTTGTTCTCGCTCATAACGGTACAATTTCAATTGAAAGTGATCTTGGAAAAGGTACAACCATTATCATGGTATTCCCTTCTCCTAATGATAAAGTGAAACTTTAA